Proteins encoded within one genomic window of Chelatococcus sp. HY11:
- a CDS encoding tripartite tricarboxylate transporter permease gives MLVDAFVHLLSPSMLLMMCGGVLLGIAIGVLPGINTGALMVLVLPFTFSMNSVDAVVLLISLFVGGVSGGLVTATLMRIPGEPNAIMTCMDGYPLAKAGFAGRALGLGNASSIVGGALSWVALVVLTPPLARVAVVFGPWEIFAVVCMALVLIASLSRGSLLKGLISALLGMLVAMPGLDPSSGANRLTFGWIELTGGLDLLPVILGIFAISQLMSDTVNIEEENAGRLKVTMKGVLISVRDYITHGWNMIRSALIGIGIGILPGVGATIASVVSYTTAKNVSRHPEQFGQGSEEAIVAAESANNATTGGTLIPLLALGIPGGLADAVLLGALMIHNLAPGPMLYVHNPEIVNAIMAAHLVAHVLMFIFMTAGVILFAQLMKISRVWIFPIVLVICIIGAYTVNGRMFDVWVMLAFGVVGYALEYCKVPIAPLVVGLVLGPLAEQHLRTGLMASGGEIGVLLDRPIAMTFLAVTLLALLWPLARKQFRRPLPA, from the coding sequence ATGCTTGTCGATGCATTTGTTCATCTCCTTTCGCCATCCATGTTGCTGATGATGTGCGGCGGAGTTCTTCTCGGGATCGCCATCGGTGTCCTGCCCGGCATCAACACCGGCGCACTCATGGTGCTGGTGCTCCCCTTCACCTTTTCGATGAACAGTGTTGATGCAGTTGTGCTGCTGATCTCCCTGTTCGTGGGCGGTGTCAGCGGCGGTCTCGTAACCGCGACATTGATGCGAATTCCGGGCGAGCCCAACGCCATCATGACCTGCATGGACGGCTATCCCCTCGCCAAGGCGGGATTTGCCGGGCGCGCGCTTGGCCTCGGCAACGCCTCATCGATCGTGGGCGGGGCCCTATCCTGGGTGGCGCTGGTGGTGCTGACGCCTCCGCTCGCGCGCGTCGCCGTCGTCTTCGGCCCCTGGGAGATTTTCGCGGTTGTCTGCATGGCGCTGGTGCTGATCGCCTCGCTCAGCCGCGGCTCGTTGCTGAAGGGCCTGATTTCGGCCCTCCTCGGCATGTTGGTGGCGATGCCGGGCCTCGATCCGTCATCGGGCGCGAACAGGTTGACGTTCGGCTGGATCGAGCTGACGGGCGGCCTCGATCTTCTCCCCGTCATTCTCGGCATTTTCGCCATCAGCCAGTTGATGTCCGATACCGTGAACATCGAGGAGGAGAACGCGGGCCGGCTGAAGGTCACGATGAAGGGCGTGCTGATTTCGGTGCGGGACTACATCACCCACGGCTGGAACATGATACGCTCCGCGTTGATAGGCATAGGCATCGGCATTTTGCCGGGCGTCGGCGCGACGATCGCCTCGGTGGTCTCCTACACCACCGCCAAGAATGTATCACGCCATCCGGAACAATTCGGTCAGGGCAGCGAGGAAGCGATCGTTGCCGCTGAATCCGCCAACAACGCCACCACGGGCGGCACGCTCATTCCGCTCCTGGCGCTCGGCATACCCGGTGGCCTCGCCGATGCGGTGTTGCTCGGCGCGCTGATGATCCACAATCTTGCGCCGGGGCCCATGCTCTATGTTCACAATCCGGAAATCGTGAACGCCATCATGGCCGCCCATCTCGTGGCCCATGTGCTGATGTTCATATTCATGACAGCGGGCGTCATTCTCTTCGCGCAACTGATGAAGATATCGCGCGTCTGGATATTTCCGATCGTCCTGGTGATCTGCATCATCGGCGCCTATACCGTCAACGGGCGCATGTTTGATGTCTGGGTGATGCTTGCCTTCGGGGTTGTCGGCTATGCGCTCGAATACTGCAAGGTTCCGATCGCCCCCCTCGTCGTCGGGCTCGTCCTTGGTCCCCTCGCGGAGCAGCATCTGCGGACCGGCCTGATGGCGTCCGGCGGGGAGATCGGCGTCCTTCTCGATCGTCCGATCGCGATGACCTTCCTGGCTGTCACGCTGCTCGCCCTGCTCTGGCCCCTGGCGCGCAAACAATT